DNA from Roseimicrobium sp. ORNL1:
CAAGAACCTTCAGGTTCACTACCGCACGCATCGCGGTGTGGTGCCTTGGGCCTATCGCAGTGACCTTTCCTTCGAGGAGTTCGCGAGGTTTGCCGAGCATCGCTTGGGTCTTCCCGGGGTGCACATCGAGGCGCGGCCGGTGAGGCAGTACCTGTATGACTCCATGGCCTGCCATGCGCTCGGTTATGTGGCGGGTGCGGACGTGGAGAAGGTGTCTGAAGAAGAGATTAAGGAGTGGGACTCGTATGTCCCTGATGACTACGGCGTTGCCGGCCTCGAAAAGAGTTTGGATGATGACCTTCGTGGACGCCCAGGCATCCGCACCTGGCTGCAGAATGAAAAGGGCAGACTCGTGCGGGAAATCAGCTATCAGGAGCCGCGGAAGGGGAATGATGTGTATCTCACCATCGACGCGCGCATCCAGATGATTGCCGAGATGGCGCTGCGTGAGAGCACGCCCAAAATTGGCCGCGGTGCCGTGGTGGTGCTGAATCCGTCCACCGGCGAGGTTCTGGCCATGGCATCGGTGCCTTCGTACAATCCCAACAAGTTCATTCCCTCCATCAGCAAGACAGACTTCCTGGAGTACAACAGCAATCCCACCAACCCCCTGCTGAACCGCTCCGTCCGCAGCTTCGTGCCAGGATCGACCTACAAGATCATGACCTCGCTGGCGGGCGTCCTCGCGGGAATTCAGAAGGACGTGTGGAACTGCCCCGGCGGCCTCACCTTCGGTAATCGCTATATGCAGTGCTGGATTGGCCAGAAGGGTGGCGCGCATGGCAGCATGACGCTCTCGGATGGAATCAAGAACTCCTGCAACTGCTACTTCTACAAGTACGGCAATCACGCAGGTGACGCCAACATGACCAAGGCGGGCGACATGCTGGGCCTTGGCACACGCACCGGTATTGAGCTGGAAGAAGAGGATCCTGGCATCCTGCCGACCAAGCGCTGGTGGAATGTGAACCGTCCCAAAGAAACGTTTTCAGAGGCAACCATGGCGAACATCTCCATTGGCCAGGGGGCAGTGCAGGCCAGCCCCCTCCAGATGGCCGGTGTGGCCGCTGCCGTGGGCAACGGCGGTCTCGCCTTCAAGCCGCACCTGTTGAAGAAGGTGATGGACGGCAACGAACTCGTCCGTGAGCAGAAGCCGGATCTGCGTGCGAACTTCGCGGACTTCGGACTCACGCCAGAGAAGATCGATCTCGTGCGCAAGGGGATGTGGCGCGTGGTCATGGAGGACGGCGGCACGGCCCGCGCGGCCCGCATCACCAACGTGGAAGTGGCAGGCAAGACAGGCACTGCCCAGAACTGGCGGCACAATGAAAAGGGCGAGTCCGTGAAGGACAACCACACCCTCTTCATCACCTTTGCCCCCTATGTGAATCCCAAGTTCGCCTGCTGCATTCTCGTGCAGGGGGGCAAGGGCGGCGGCGTAAGCGCGGCTCCTATTGCGAAGCGCGTGATGGAACAGGCGCTCGCACTGGAGACTGGCTATCAGGTGGCCCTGGCACAGGTGCCGGAAGTAAAGGGAGACTTCACTCCCGTCGATGCAGTTAGTTTTGAAGGCGTGGCGCCCGTGCAGATTCCCGGCGCCAGCGAGGAAGAAGCCGGTGACTCCGGCGACAACGAGCCCCCGCCGAAGCGGACGCCCCGTGCCGAACAGAACGTGCGTGTCCGCGCCCCCGTCCGCCAGGAGGCGGATGAAGAGGGCAGCCGGAACGTGCGCAACCAGCAGAAGCCTGGTCTCTTCAAGCGACTCTTCGGCAGATAATTTTGTCTTTGGATTGCCTGCTAACCGCAACCTCATTTAAATTTTTACGCTTATGGCTTTGGAGTTTGTCAAAAACGGTATCAAACGAATCACGCAGTTCATCACCGGGAAGAAGGATCCCACCCAGGGCACTCGCATTGTGATCAATTGCGAGAAGCTCGAGAATCGCGTGGCCCTGCTCGAAAACGGCATCCTGGAGGAATACTCGGTGGAGCGCGTGGGCACCACCCACCTGGTGGGCAGCATTTACAAAGGCCGCATCAAGAACATCGAGCAGGGCCTCAAGGCCATGTTCGTGGACATCGGCCTGGAGAAAAACGCCTTCCTGCATTTCTGGGACGCCATCCCTGAGGCGCTTAACACCCAGGCCATGGAAGAGGTGAGCCGCGGCGGCAAGGGTGGACAGAAGAAAAAGAGCATCAACGCCAAGGACATTCCCGACCTCTATCCTGTGGGCTCGGAAATCCTCGTGCAGATCACCAAGGGGC
Protein-coding regions in this window:
- a CDS encoding penicillin-binding transpeptidase domain-containing protein — protein: MVVKYRLRLYIFTIMLLVGFGALAQRLWNLSVERNEEFVHKIPTTKEWRARVPGTRGEIKDRNGITLVANKPSFEVRIDLKTLVDEYKKMLEVENKGLPKELRREVPMRNFLFPNRGIMRSKEEIDIVAIFDEVIIGSLNQLGLSKEYNAKNLQVHYRTHRGVVPWAYRSDLSFEEFARFAEHRLGLPGVHIEARPVRQYLYDSMACHALGYVAGADVEKVSEEEIKEWDSYVPDDYGVAGLEKSLDDDLRGRPGIRTWLQNEKGRLVREISYQEPRKGNDVYLTIDARIQMIAEMALRESTPKIGRGAVVVLNPSTGEVLAMASVPSYNPNKFIPSISKTDFLEYNSNPTNPLLNRSVRSFVPGSTYKIMTSLAGVLAGIQKDVWNCPGGLTFGNRYMQCWIGQKGGAHGSMTLSDGIKNSCNCYFYKYGNHAGDANMTKAGDMLGLGTRTGIELEEEDPGILPTKRWWNVNRPKETFSEATMANISIGQGAVQASPLQMAGVAAAVGNGGLAFKPHLLKKVMDGNELVREQKPDLRANFADFGLTPEKIDLVRKGMWRVVMEDGGTARAARITNVEVAGKTGTAQNWRHNEKGESVKDNHTLFITFAPYVNPKFACCILVQGGKGGGVSAAPIAKRVMEQALALETGYQVALAQVPEVKGDFTPVDAVSFEGVAPVQIPGASEEEAGDSGDNEPPPKRTPRAEQNVRVRAPVRQEADEEGSRNVRNQQKPGLFKRLFGR